The following are encoded together in the Citrobacter arsenatis genome:
- a CDS encoding M48 family metallopeptidase: MKIRALLLATSMAAALTGCQNMDSNGLLSSGAEAFQAYSLSDAQVKALSDQACKDMDSKATIAPASSEYAKRLGKIAAALGDNINGQPVNYKVYMAKDVNAFAMANGCIRVYSGLMDMMTDNEVEAVIGHEMGHVALGHVKKGMQVALGTNAVRAAAASAGGIVGSLSQSQLGDLGEKLVNSQFSQRQESEADDYSYDLLRKRGINPAGLATSFEKLAKLEAGRQSSMFDDHPASAERAQHIRDRMSADGIK; this comes from the coding sequence ATGAAAATTCGCGCTTTACTGCTTGCTACGAGCATGGCGGCGGCATTGACCGGCTGCCAGAACATGGACTCTAACGGACTGCTTTCTTCTGGCGCTGAGGCTTTTCAGGCCTATAGTCTGAGCGATGCTCAGGTAAAAGCGCTGAGCGATCAGGCCTGTAAAGATATGGACAGCAAGGCTACCATCGCCCCGGCCAGCAGCGAGTACGCAAAGCGTCTTGGCAAAATCGCCGCCGCGCTTGGCGATAACATTAACGGCCAGCCGGTGAACTACAAAGTTTATATGGCGAAAGATGTGAATGCCTTTGCCATGGCGAACGGCTGTATCCGCGTGTACAGCGGCCTGATGGATATGATGACCGACAACGAAGTCGAAGCGGTGATCGGCCATGAAATGGGCCACGTTGCGCTGGGCCATGTGAAAAAAGGTATGCAGGTGGCGCTGGGTACGAACGCCGTACGTGCAGCGGCGGCGTCAGCTGGCGGTATTGTCGGCAGCCTGTCGCAGTCGCAATTGGGCGATCTTGGCGAGAAACTGGTGAACTCACAGTTCTCCCAGCGTCAGGAATCCGAAGCGGATGATTACTCGTATGATTTGTTGCGCAAACGTGGGATTAATCCGGCAGGCTTAGCCACCAGCTTTGAGAAACTGGCAAAACTAGAAGCAGGACGCCAAAGCTCAATGTTTGACGATCACCCGGCATCCGCCGAACGTGCGCAGCATATTCGCGATCGCATGAGCGCGGACGGGATCAAATAA
- the speB gene encoding agmatinase: MSTLGHQYDNSLVSNAFGFLRLPMNFMPYDSDADWVITGVPFDMATSGRAGGRHGPAAIRQVSTNLAWEHNRFPWNFDMRERLNVVDCGDLVYAFGDAREMSEKLQAHAEKLLSAGKRMLSFGGDHFVTLPLLRAHAKHFGKMALVHFDAHTDTYANGCEFDHGTMFYTAPNEGLIDPNHSVQIGIRTEFDKDNGFTVLDACQVNDRSVDDIIAQVKQIVGDMPVYLTFDIDCLDPAFAPGTGTPVIGGLTSDRAIKLVRGLKDLNIVGMDVVEVAPAYDQSEITALAAATLALEMLYIQAAKKGE, translated from the coding sequence ATGAGCACCTTAGGTCATCAATACGACAACTCCCTGGTTTCTAACGCCTTTGGTTTTTTACGTCTGCCGATGAACTTCATGCCGTACGACAGCGACGCCGACTGGGTGATCACCGGCGTACCGTTTGATATGGCAACGTCTGGCCGCGCGGGCGGTCGTCATGGTCCGGCTGCGATCCGTCAGGTTTCCACTAACCTGGCGTGGGAGCACAATCGCTTCCCGTGGAACTTCGATATGCGCGAGCGCCTGAACGTGGTGGACTGCGGTGATCTGGTTTATGCGTTCGGTGATGCGCGTGAAATGAGTGAAAAACTGCAAGCGCATGCTGAGAAGCTGCTGTCTGCCGGTAAGCGCATGCTCTCCTTTGGCGGCGACCACTTCGTCACGCTGCCGCTGCTGCGCGCGCACGCTAAGCACTTTGGTAAAATGGCGCTAGTGCACTTTGATGCCCACACTGACACCTACGCTAACGGCTGCGAGTTCGACCACGGCACCATGTTCTACACCGCACCGAACGAAGGGCTGATCGATCCGAATCACTCAGTGCAGATTGGTATTCGTACTGAATTCGATAAAGACAACGGCTTTACCGTGCTGGATGCCTGTCAGGTGAACGATCGCAGCGTAGATGACATCATTGCCCAGGTTAAGCAAATTGTCGGTGATATGCCGGTATATCTGACCTTTGATATCGACTGCTTGGATCCAGCGTTTGCGCCGGGTACCGGTACGCCAGTGATTGGCGGTCTGACTTCCGATCGCGCGATCAAGCTGGTACGTGGTCTGAAAGATCTGAACATCGTCGGCATGGACGTCGTTGAAGTGGCTCCAGCTTACGACCAGTCAGAAATCACCGCCCTGGCGGCGGCAACGCTGGCTCTGGAAATGCTGTATATTCAGGCGGCGAAGAAAGGCGAATAA
- the yqgB gene encoding acid stress response protein YqgB, with product MKKKPVAQSERQHYLLQILPVFGLLSRLRIAIVVNCFTLVNKI from the coding sequence ATGAAAAAGAAACCGGTCGCACAGTCGGAGCGTCAGCACTATCTGCTGCAAATTCTGCCTGTATTTGGGTTGTTATCGCGTCTTCGGATTGCGATAGTAGTCAACTGTTTTACACTTGTTAATAAAATTTGA
- a CDS encoding ABC transporter ATP-binding protein, with the protein MVTLEQFRYLPTHAVRPPACYNFHYAEPGMVAIFGDNGSGKSTLAQLMAGWYPDFLPGEIEGTGILLGNPIGQLSLVEQSSTIQLVQQSPYLQLSGCTFSVEEEVAFGPENLCLTETEIMKRIDEALTFTECQPLRFRHPGTLSGGETQRVVIASALAMQPKILILDEAFSRLTAQATVMLLERLQQWAQEQHALVVLFERNPSPFLRYCQQAWQLRDGALSPLC; encoded by the coding sequence TTGGTTACGTTAGAACAGTTTCGCTATCTCCCGACGCATGCCGTGCGGCCCCCCGCTTGCTACAATTTCCACTATGCCGAACCCGGTATGGTAGCCATTTTTGGCGATAACGGCAGTGGGAAAAGTACGCTGGCGCAGCTGATGGCTGGCTGGTACCCCGATTTCCTTCCCGGCGAAATTGAGGGCACAGGAATACTACTGGGTAACCCCATCGGGCAACTTTCACTGGTCGAGCAGTCGAGCACTATCCAACTTGTGCAGCAGTCACCTTACCTGCAGCTTTCCGGTTGTACTTTCAGCGTAGAGGAAGAAGTGGCGTTTGGTCCGGAAAATCTCTGTCTTACCGAGACCGAAATTATGAAGCGTATTGACGAAGCCCTGACGTTTACGGAATGTCAGCCTCTGCGTTTTCGTCATCCCGGTACGCTTTCCGGTGGGGAAACCCAGCGAGTGGTGATTGCCAGCGCGCTCGCCATGCAGCCGAAGATATTGATTCTGGATGAAGCATTCAGCCGCCTGACAGCACAGGCGACTGTGATGCTACTGGAGCGACTGCAACAATGGGCGCAGGAACAGCATGCTTTGGTCGTGCTTTTCGAACGCAATCCTTCCCCTTTTCTCCGCTATTGCCAGCAGGCGTGGCAACTGCGCGATGGAGCATTGTCACCGCTATGCTAA
- a CDS encoding energy-coupling factor transporter transmembrane component T — protein sequence MHPFTSLTLWALAACSTLLLPTGVPLSLYSTATFVSLLCMKATRSRAKYVLWLVIPLGLGLWLVHGGWITEWISGQPRTPERWADAVTLWLRILAIVSTSQIWMQYVPVSRFIRALFASRLPPGVAYLFAGPLLVVEQFKRQLEIIHEAQRARGVPLDESWYQRLRAIPALIVPLTHNALNDLAVRGAALDMRGFRLHRTRTTLWAPPDSPLQRLARYTMVVLMMVETGVWIWLR from the coding sequence ATGCATCCGTTTACCTCGTTAACCCTATGGGCACTCGCCGCCTGCTCCACACTCCTGCTGCCAACCGGAGTGCCGCTTAGCTTGTACAGCACCGCGACGTTTGTCAGTTTGTTGTGTATGAAGGCTACGCGGTCGCGGGCGAAATACGTACTTTGGCTGGTGATCCCCTTAGGACTAGGGCTATGGCTGGTACACGGCGGGTGGATTACCGAATGGATCAGCGGACAACCGCGCACGCCAGAACGTTGGGCCGACGCCGTTACGCTCTGGCTGCGGATCCTGGCCATTGTGTCAACATCGCAGATATGGATGCAGTACGTACCGGTTTCGCGTTTTATACGCGCCCTGTTTGCTTCTCGCCTGCCGCCTGGGGTGGCCTACCTGTTTGCCGGGCCACTGCTGGTCGTTGAGCAGTTCAAACGCCAGTTGGAGATAATTCATGAGGCCCAGCGTGCACGCGGCGTACCGCTGGATGAGTCCTGGTACCAACGTTTACGCGCTATACCGGCATTAATTGTGCCGCTCACTCATAACGCGCTCAATGATTTAGCCGTTCGCGGCGCGGCGCTCGATATGCGCGGATTTCGCCTGCATCGTACACGCACCACGCTGTGGGCACCGCCAGACAGCCCCCTACAGCGTCTGGCTCGCTACACCATGGTAGTTCTGATGATGGTTGAGACAGGAGTCTGGATTTGGTTACGTTAG
- a CDS encoding ABC transporter ATP-binding protein has translation MLTLNQVSYRWPNAADDCLSNISLQLHEGEWLALTGDNGAGKSTLLRIMAGLLFPTSGSVTLQNNAIAQLKNRERARAIGVLFQEAENQIFHSKVAEEVAFGLRLQKLPVAEVAQRTTAALQLCQLEDVADAHSLDLHTAQRRMVAVASLEALAPAILLLDEPSRDFDAHWLGVFENWLAVCRARGTSVVAISHDAAFTQRHFSRVVRLDAGRLRT, from the coding sequence ATGCTAACGTTAAATCAGGTCAGCTATCGCTGGCCGAATGCCGCCGATGACTGCTTGAGCAATATTTCACTTCAACTCCATGAAGGTGAATGGCTGGCGCTGACGGGCGATAATGGTGCAGGTAAATCCACGCTGCTGCGTATCATGGCCGGGCTGCTCTTTCCGACTTCTGGCTCAGTAACGTTGCAAAACAATGCGATTGCGCAACTGAAAAACCGAGAGCGCGCAAGGGCGATCGGCGTGCTGTTTCAGGAAGCGGAAAATCAAATATTTCACAGCAAGGTAGCAGAGGAAGTGGCCTTCGGATTACGGCTACAGAAGCTCCCCGTAGCTGAGGTTGCGCAACGTACGACGGCGGCACTGCAATTATGTCAGCTAGAGGACGTCGCCGACGCACACTCACTGGATCTGCATACTGCTCAACGACGGATGGTTGCCGTCGCCAGTCTGGAAGCCCTCGCGCCCGCGATTCTACTGCTGGATGAACCCAGCCGGGATTTTGATGCGCACTGGCTTGGCGTCTTCGAAAACTGGCTGGCGGTGTGCCGCGCGCGTGGCACAAGCGTTGTAGCGATCAGTCATGACGCGGCGTTTACGCAGCGTCATTTCTCTCGTGTGGTACGTCTTGACGCTGGTCGACTACGCACGTAA
- the tkt gene encoding transketolase, whose product MSSRKELANAIRALSMDAVQKAKSGHPGAPMGMADIAEVLWRDFLNHNPTNPSWADRDRFVLSNGHGSMLIYSLLHLTGYDLPMSELQNFRQLHSKTPGHPEVGYTAGVETTTGPLGQGIANAVGMAIAEKTLAAQFNRPGHDIVDHFTYAFMGDGCMMEGISHEVCSLAGTLKLGKLVAFYDDNGISIDGHVEGWFTDDTAKRFEAYGWHVVRGVDGHDADAIKRAVEEARAVTDKPSLLMCKTIIGFGSPNKAGTHDSHGAPLGDAEIALTREQLGWKYAPFEIPSEIYAQWDAKEAGQAKEAAWNEKFAAYAKAFPQEAAEFTRRMKGEMPSDFDAKANEFIAKLQANPAKIASRKASQNAIEAFGPLLPEFLGGSADLAPSNLTLWSGSKAINEDTAGNYIHYGVREFGMTAIANGISLHGGFLPYTSTFLMFVEYARNAVRMAALMKQRQVMVYTHDSIGLGEDGPTHQPVEQVASLRVTPNMSTWRPCDQVESAVAWKYGVERQDGPTALILSRQNLAQQERTEEQLANIARGGYVLKDCAGQPELIFIATGSEVELAVAAWDKLTAEGVKARVVSMPSTDAFDKQDAAYRESVLPKAVSARVAVEAGIADYWFKYVGLNGAIVGMTTFGESAPAELLFEEFGFTVDNVVAKAKELL is encoded by the coding sequence ATGTCCTCACGTAAAGAGCTTGCCAATGCTATTCGTGCGCTGAGCATGGACGCAGTACAGAAAGCCAAATCCGGTCACCCGGGTGCCCCGATGGGTATGGCTGACATTGCCGAAGTCCTGTGGCGTGATTTCCTGAACCACAACCCGACTAACCCGTCCTGGGCTGACCGTGACCGCTTCGTGCTGTCCAACGGCCACGGCTCCATGCTGATTTATAGCCTGCTGCACCTCACTGGCTACGATCTGCCGATGTCCGAGCTGCAGAACTTCCGTCAGCTGCATTCCAAAACGCCGGGCCACCCGGAAGTGGGTTACACCGCGGGTGTTGAAACCACGACTGGTCCTTTGGGCCAGGGCATTGCGAACGCAGTCGGTATGGCCATCGCTGAAAAAACGCTGGCGGCGCAGTTTAACCGTCCAGGTCACGACATCGTTGACCACTTCACCTACGCTTTCATGGGCGACGGCTGCATGATGGAAGGTATCTCTCACGAGGTATGTTCCCTGGCCGGTACGCTGAAGCTGGGCAAACTGGTTGCGTTCTACGATGACAACGGCATCTCTATCGATGGTCACGTTGAAGGCTGGTTCACCGATGACACCGCTAAGCGTTTTGAAGCTTACGGCTGGCATGTGGTTCGTGGTGTTGATGGCCACGATGCTGACGCGATTAAGCGCGCAGTTGAAGAAGCACGCGCAGTGACCGACAAACCGTCCCTGCTGATGTGCAAAACCATCATCGGTTTCGGTTCCCCGAACAAAGCCGGCACCCACGACTCTCACGGTGCACCGCTGGGCGATGCAGAAATCGCACTGACCCGTGAACAGCTGGGCTGGAAATACGCGCCGTTCGAAATCCCGTCTGAAATCTACGCGCAGTGGGATGCGAAAGAAGCCGGTCAGGCAAAAGAAGCGGCCTGGAACGAGAAGTTTGCTGCTTATGCAAAGGCTTTCCCGCAGGAAGCCGCTGAATTCACCCGCCGTATGAAAGGTGAAATGCCGTCTGATTTCGACGCAAAAGCGAACGAGTTCATTGCTAAGCTGCAGGCTAACCCGGCGAAAATCGCCAGCCGTAAAGCCTCTCAGAACGCGATTGAAGCCTTCGGTCCGTTGCTGCCAGAATTCCTCGGCGGCTCCGCAGATCTCGCGCCATCTAACCTGACTCTGTGGTCTGGTTCTAAAGCTATCAACGAAGATACTGCCGGTAACTACATCCATTACGGTGTACGTGAATTCGGTATGACCGCTATCGCTAACGGTATCTCTCTGCACGGTGGTTTCCTGCCGTACACCTCCACCTTCCTGATGTTCGTGGAATATGCCCGTAATGCGGTGCGAATGGCTGCGCTGATGAAACAGCGTCAGGTGATGGTCTACACCCACGACTCCATTGGCCTGGGCGAAGATGGCCCGACTCACCAGCCGGTAGAGCAGGTTGCTTCTCTGCGCGTGACGCCGAACATGAGCACATGGCGTCCGTGTGACCAGGTTGAATCTGCTGTTGCATGGAAATACGGCGTAGAGCGTCAGGACGGTCCGACCGCGCTGATCCTCTCCCGTCAGAACCTGGCTCAGCAGGAGCGTACCGAAGAGCAACTGGCGAATATCGCCCGCGGTGGTTACGTGCTGAAAGATTGCGCCGGTCAGCCGGAACTGATCTTCATCGCTACCGGTTCTGAAGTTGAGCTGGCTGTGGCTGCATGGGACAAACTGACTGCTGAAGGCGTTAAAGCGCGCGTGGTTTCCATGCCGTCTACCGACGCGTTCGACAAGCAGGATGCTGCTTACCGCGAGTCCGTACTGCCGAAAGCGGTTTCCGCACGTGTTGCAGTGGAAGCGGGTATTGCAGACTACTGGTTCAAATATGTGGGCCTGAATGGCGCTATCGTCGGTATGACTACCTTTGGTGAGTCTGCACCGGCAGAGCTGCTGTTTGAAGAGTTCGGCTTCACCGTCGACAACGTCGTCGCGAAAGCCAAAGAACTGCTGTAA
- a CDS encoding ECF transporter S component — MARRQFSSQSLVLIVIAIAINMVGGQLISMLKLPIFLDSIGTLISAVLLGPVVGMLTGLLTNLLWGLLTDPIAAAFAPVAMVIGLVAGWLARAGWFRTLPQVVVSGVIITLAVTLVAVPIRTTLFGGVTGSGADLFVAWMHSVGQNLVESVAITVIGANLVDKILTAIIVWVLLRQLPLRTTRHFPTMSAVR; from the coding sequence ATGGCACGTCGCCAATTTTCCAGCCAGTCTTTGGTACTGATTGTCATTGCTATCGCCATCAATATGGTCGGTGGGCAGCTTATCAGCATGCTGAAACTACCTATTTTTCTCGACTCGATTGGTACCTTGATCAGCGCGGTGTTGTTAGGCCCGGTGGTGGGAATGCTAACCGGATTACTCACTAATCTGTTATGGGGGTTACTGACCGATCCGATCGCCGCCGCCTTTGCGCCCGTCGCCATGGTGATTGGACTGGTCGCCGGTTGGCTGGCACGAGCTGGATGGTTTCGCACCTTACCCCAAGTTGTTGTCAGCGGCGTGATTATTACGCTTGCCGTTACTCTCGTTGCCGTACCTATTCGCACAACCCTGTTTGGCGGCGTCACCGGCAGCGGTGCCGATCTTTTTGTCGCGTGGATGCACTCAGTCGGTCAGAACCTGGTGGAGTCCGTCGCCATCACCGTCATCGGTGCAAATCTGGTCGACAAAATCCTCACAGCAATCATCGTCTGGGTGTTGCTGCGCCAACTTCCGCTGCGCACAACGCGCCATTTCCCTACGATGTCTGCCGTGCGCTAA
- a CDS encoding PPC domain-containing DNA-binding protein, translating to MATFYPPSSEARFHALRLLPGQEVFSALHTFVQQHQLQAGWIAGCTGSLSNVALRFAGREETTLLTGTWEIISLNGTLELTGEHLHLAVSDPHGAMLGGHMMPGCTVRTTLELVIGELKSLAFSRQPCAVSGYDELVISSR from the coding sequence ATGGCTACATTCTATCCCCCATCATCTGAAGCTCGCTTTCATGCGCTGCGTTTATTACCCGGTCAGGAAGTTTTTTCAGCGCTACACACATTTGTACAACAGCATCAGCTACAGGCTGGCTGGATAGCGGGTTGTACAGGCAGTCTGAGCAACGTAGCCCTGCGCTTCGCTGGACGTGAAGAAACCACGTTACTCACCGGTACGTGGGAAATTATCTCTTTGAACGGTACGTTGGAACTTACCGGCGAGCATCTCCATCTGGCGGTTTCCGACCCGCACGGCGCGATGCTGGGCGGCCATATGATGCCGGGCTGTACCGTGCGGACCACGCTGGAACTCGTGATTGGCGAGCTGAAGTCTCTGGCATTCAGCCGTCAGCCCTGCGCCGTTTCCGGTTATGACGAACTGGTTATTTCATCCCGTTAA
- the speA gene encoding biosynthetic arginine decarboxylase, translated as MSDDISLGSPSSAGEHGVLRSMQEVAMSSQEASKMLRTYNIAWWGNNYYDVNELGHISVCPDPDVPEARVDLAELVKAREAQGQRLPALFCFPQILQHRLRSINAAFKRARESYGYNGDYFLVYPIKVNQHRRVIESLIHSGEPLGLEAGSKAELMAVLAHAGMTRSVIVCNGYKDREYIRLALIGEKMGHKVYLVIEKMSEIAIVLDEAERLNVVPRLGVRARLASQGSGKWQSSGGEKSKFGLAANQVLQLVEILRERGRLDSIQLLHFHLGSQMANIRDIATGVRESARFYVELHKLGVNIQCFDVGGGLGVDYEGTRSQSDCSVNYGLNEYANNIIWAIGDACEEHGLPHPTVITESGRAVTAHHTVLVSNIIGVERSEHTEATPPADDAPRALQSMWETWQEMHEPGTRRSLREWLHDSQMDLHDIHVGYSSGTFSLQERAWAEQLYLNMCHDVQKQLDPSNRAHRPIIDELQERMADKIYVNFSLFQSMPDAWGIDQLFPVMPLEGLNQAPERRAVLLDITCDSDGAIDHYVDGDGIATTMPMPEYDPENPPMLGFFMVGAYQEILGNMHNLFGDTEAVDVFVFPDGSVEVELSDEGDTVADMLQYVQLDPNTLLTQFRDQVKNTDLDTELQQQFLEEFEAGLYGYTYLEDE; from the coding sequence ATGTCTGACGACATTTCTTTGGGTTCGCCTTCGTCAGCAGGCGAACACGGTGTACTACGCTCCATGCAGGAGGTTGCAATGAGTTCCCAGGAAGCCAGCAAGATGCTGCGTACTTACAATATTGCCTGGTGGGGTAATAACTACTATGACGTCAATGAACTGGGTCACATTAGCGTGTGCCCGGATCCGGATGTACCCGAAGCGCGCGTTGACCTTGCTGAGTTGGTGAAAGCCCGTGAAGCGCAGGGCCAGCGTCTGCCTGCATTGTTCTGCTTCCCGCAGATCCTGCAACACCGTCTTCGTTCGATTAACGCCGCGTTTAAACGCGCCCGTGAATCTTACGGCTACAACGGTGACTATTTCCTCGTTTACCCGATCAAGGTCAACCAGCACCGTCGCGTGATTGAATCGCTGATCCACTCCGGCGAACCGCTGGGGCTGGAAGCGGGTTCCAAAGCTGAACTGATGGCCGTTCTGGCGCATGCGGGCATGACCCGTAGCGTGATCGTGTGTAACGGTTATAAAGACCGCGAATATATCCGTCTGGCGCTGATTGGCGAGAAGATGGGTCATAAGGTCTATCTGGTCATCGAGAAGATGTCTGAAATCGCTATCGTGCTGGATGAAGCTGAACGCCTGAATGTTGTTCCGCGTCTGGGTGTGCGTGCGCGTCTGGCGTCGCAGGGTTCCGGTAAATGGCAGTCTTCCGGCGGCGAGAAATCGAAATTCGGTCTGGCGGCAAACCAGGTGCTGCAACTGGTGGAAATTCTGCGCGAGCGCGGTCGTCTGGACAGTATTCAACTGCTGCACTTTCACCTCGGCTCACAGATGGCGAACATCCGCGATATCGCCACCGGCGTACGTGAATCGGCGCGTTTCTATGTTGAGCTGCACAAGCTTGGCGTGAACATTCAGTGCTTCGATGTGGGCGGTGGTCTGGGCGTGGATTACGAAGGTACCCGTTCGCAGTCCGACTGCTCCGTAAACTACGGCCTGAACGAATACGCCAACAACATCATCTGGGCCATTGGCGACGCCTGTGAAGAACACGGTTTGCCGCACCCGACGGTAATTACCGAATCCGGTCGCGCGGTTACCGCACACCATACCGTGCTGGTGTCTAACATTATCGGCGTTGAGCGTAGCGAACACACCGAAGCAACGCCTCCGGCTGACGATGCGCCGCGTGCACTGCAAAGCATGTGGGAAACCTGGCAAGAGATGCACGAGCCGGGAACCCGTCGTTCGCTGCGTGAATGGCTGCACGACAGCCAGATGGATCTGCACGATATTCACGTTGGCTACTCTTCAGGCACCTTTAGCCTGCAGGAACGCGCGTGGGCAGAGCAGCTCTATCTGAACATGTGTCACGATGTGCAAAAACAACTCGACCCGAGCAACCGCGCGCACCGTCCGATTATCGACGAGCTGCAGGAACGTATGGCGGATAAAATCTACGTCAACTTCTCGCTGTTCCAGTCGATGCCAGATGCGTGGGGGATCGATCAGCTGTTCCCGGTCATGCCGCTGGAAGGACTGAATCAGGCGCCAGAGCGTCGTGCGGTGCTGCTGGATATCACCTGTGACTCCGACGGTGCTATCGACCACTACGTCGACGGCGACGGGATTGCGACCACCATGCCGATGCCGGAATACGACCCGGAGAACCCACCGATGTTGGGCTTCTTTATGGTGGGTGCGTATCAGGAGATCCTCGGCAACATGCACAACCTGTTCGGTGATACCGAAGCGGTTGACGTGTTTGTCTTCCCTGATGGAAGCGTGGAAGTTGAGCTGTCTGACGAAGGGGATACCGTGGCGGATATGCTGCAGTACGTGCAGTTGGATCCGAACACCCTGCTGACGCAGTTCCGTGATCAGGTGAAAAACACCGATCTGGATACCGAGCTGCAGCAGCAGTTCCTTGAAGAGTTCGAAGCAGGTCTGTACGGATATACCTATCTCGAAGACGAGTAA
- the epd gene encoding erythrose-4-phosphate dehydrogenase, with translation MTVRVAINGFGRIGRNVVRALYESGRRAEITVVAINELADAAGMAHLLKYDTSHGRFAWDVRQERDQLIVGDDAIRILHERTLDALPWRELGVDIVLDCTGVFGNREHGEAHIAAGAKKVLFSHPGSHDIDATVVYGVNQDQLRAEHRIVSNASCTTNCIIPVIKLLDDAYGIESGTVTTIHSAMHDQQVIDAYHPDLRRTRAASQSIIPVDTKLAAGITRIFPQFNDRFEAIAVRVPTINVTAIDLSVTVKKPVKAIEVNQLLQKAAQGAFHGIVDYTELPLVSVDFNHDPHSAIVDGTQTRVSGAHLIKTLVWCDNEWGFANRMLDTTLAMAAIGFRLDA, from the coding sequence ATGACCGTACGCGTAGCGATTAATGGTTTCGGTCGCATTGGACGCAACGTGGTTCGTGCTTTGTATGAATCCGGGCGTCGGGCGGAAATCACCGTGGTGGCAATCAACGAACTGGCGGATGCTGCAGGCATGGCGCATTTGTTGAAATATGACACCAGCCATGGGCGTTTTGCCTGGGATGTTCGCCAGGAACGTGACCAGCTCATCGTTGGCGATGACGCGATCCGCATTCTGCATGAGCGAACACTCGATGCGCTGCCATGGCGTGAACTGGGTGTCGACATCGTGCTGGATTGTACGGGGGTCTTCGGCAATCGCGAACACGGCGAGGCGCATATTGCCGCTGGTGCAAAAAAAGTGCTCTTTTCACATCCTGGCAGTCACGACATCGACGCAACCGTTGTGTATGGCGTTAATCAGGATCAGCTGCGCGCTGAGCACCGGATCGTTTCCAATGCCTCCTGCACCACGAATTGCATAATACCCGTCATTAAATTGCTGGATGATGCTTACGGCATTGAGTCTGGTACCGTCACCACGATCCACTCCGCGATGCACGATCAGCAGGTTATTGATGCTTATCATCCTGACCTGCGCCGCACGCGAGCGGCCAGCCAGTCGATTATTCCGGTGGATACCAAACTGGCGGCGGGCATCACGCGAATTTTCCCGCAGTTTAACGATCGTTTTGAAGCGATTGCGGTGCGTGTACCGACCATAAATGTGACGGCGATCGACTTAAGCGTGACGGTGAAAAAACCAGTAAAAGCCATTGAAGTCAACCAGTTGCTGCAAAAAGCAGCACAAGGTGCATTTCATGGTATAGTTGACTATACGGAATTACCGTTGGTCTCTGTAGATTTTAACCACGACCCGCATAGCGCCATCGTTGATGGTACGCAAACGCGCGTGAGTGGCGCTCACCTGATCAAAACGCTGGTCTGGTGTGATAATGAATGGGGCTTTGCTAACCGTATGCTCGACACAACGTTAGCGATGGCTGCTATTGGTTTCAGGCTCGACGCTTGA